The following nucleotide sequence is from Halogeometricum borinquense DSM 11551.
GTCGCCCTCGGAACGGTGGGCCTCATCATGATGCCCGCCATGCAGACACGTACTGTATTGATGATGGTAGCGCCGTCGATGCTCGTGTTCGGTGCAATCTGTCTCGTATTAGGCATCAAACACGGCGAGTACCGCGCCAGCAGCACGCGGTAGCAACGCGGTAGTAAGCCACCTCGCCGTCCCTGTTTCTGACTACTGTTCGACTGCCTCTTCGAGCGTCTCGTTTTCGCTCATCGTCGCCGCGATGCGGACACCGATGACGCTGACGACAATCCCGCCGACGATGAACAAAGCGAGTCGCTGACGTGCGGAGAGCGCCCAACTGAACAGGACCGCATCTGAGAGAATTCCTTCACGCTGGAGGAACCACCCGGCGAAGCCACGGACGACGAGGCCGAGGG
It contains:
- a CDS encoding DUF7333 family protein, whose amino-acid sequence is MEFNLPVTAGALVGLVALGTVGLIMMPAMQTRTVLMMVAPSMLVFGAICLVLGIKHGEYRASSTR